From Kiritimatiellales bacterium, a single genomic window includes:
- the rplR gene encoding 50S ribosomal protein L18, which yields MKVKSKADYRKRRHFRLRNKIRGTAECPRMAVYVSNRYIYVQLIDDDAQKTLCSVSSLGGTCTIAAAKELGTKAAEAAKGQNIRRVVFDRGGFAYGARLRALADSAREAGIQF from the coding sequence ATGAAGGTCAAAAGCAAAGCAGATTATCGCAAGCGCAGACATTTCCGTCTGCGGAACAAAATTCGTGGAACAGCCGAATGCCCTCGCATGGCGGTTTACGTTTCCAACCGTTATATTTATGTGCAGCTCATCGACGACGACGCGCAGAAAACACTCTGTTCTGTTTCGTCGCTCGGCGGGACATGCACCATCGCAGCGGCGAAAGAGCTCGGCACCAAAGCAGCCGAAGCCGCTAAAGGGCAGAACATCCGTCGTGTGGTTTTCGACCGCGGCGGGTTTGCTTACGGTGCCCGTTTGCGTGCACTGGCCGATAGCGCCCGCGAAGCCGGAATCCAATTTTAA